aatacaaaaattagatggccatggtggcgtacacctgtggtcccagctactcagtaggctgaggcaggagaatcactggaacctggggtggggaggctgcagtgagccgagatggcgccactgcactccagcctgggtgacagagcgaaactctttctcaaaaacaaacaaacaaataaaaaccctgAAACTTGTCTTTCAGCAGAGGGATTTTAGTGAGTTAGTATCAAGGGGTCatcacttccttttctccttggaTAGCTGACACAAGACAAGAAGACTAAGGGCTCTTTCTGATATCTGAAGATCCCTTTCAGGAAACCCATTCTGTTGGTGTTTCTTAAGGTGTGATAAAGCTTGTCCAGCCTCCACACTGTATAAAGTTCTCCTTTATATACCCATGTATCAGCAGAGCTGCCCTGTAGGTAGGATTCTTACTCCCACGTGGCCAGTGAGTAGCAAGCAAGGCCCCAAGTAAGGTCTTTGGGTGCTGTCTGTTCTTACACGAGAGTCACTTAGATATAAGAAAGGGGTTGGGGAAAGACGCCTGAGTCTGGGCGTGGGCTGGGAGGGAAGCACATTTAGGGTGCTGAAACCACATCTTATTTCCTGTGCCATTTTGCTCAGTGCCAGCCCGAAGTGAGAATGGCTTTTCTCGGTCAATTCCTAGTTTTGCCACTATCATCCTTACACCCGAATCCTAGTAAGTCTGTTCTCCACTGAACTGAGCTGAGTGCAGCTGACAGCAGGCACAGCGGTGCCCCATTTGCCACCCCAGGGAGGCCAAGCAGCGGCGAGTGTGTGGCCACGGCCCCTCCACTCTCCCAGCAAACCCACGGAGGCCTCGGTGCAGACAGAGACCCGGTGTGCGGAGCCCGCTGCCCCTGCACGCTGGGCCACGGGGGTTTGGGCGGGGAGGAGCTTGTACTGGGTGGGCGGGGAGGAGCCCGGACGGCGGGAGCGGCTGCGGCGCGCGCCCGCCCTCGGAGCCGCGTGCTGGGGGTCGTAGGGGCCCACCGCGCTCAGCCAGACGTTCAGATGCTCGGACAAACATGGTCTATAACTCAGGAAAGGGGAGCAGGGCCACTCCCGCGGGCGGCCCCAGCGATGAACCGGACGCCCCCACCCTGCCGGGAAAAAGGCAGTGGCGGTCAGGCCGCGCTGTCTCTTTAAGACCGTGTTCCTACTAACACTGACGGTGAGTAACCCGGCCCTGGGTCCCGGGAGACATCCCGAGGTGGAATGGGCCCTTGGCCTCCTACGGATAGGCGGGTGAGAGTACAAATCTCTGGGCGTGGAATTTGGGGAAGTTATGAATGGGGGGAGGGGCGGGTTCCGATTTGAGCCAAAGCCCCCGGGTACCTTGTACATTTTAACAGGGCTCCTGGAGAGGGCGGGGAGACGAAGCAAGGCCAAGTTCCAAAAGGAGGAGAGTCCCAGCTGGCTTCAACGTCCACAAGGCATAGTCCTTCATGAATGTTGGTAAGCGCGGTAGCTTGTGAATTACGGTGAATGGCAGAAGCTCGGGCTTCACGGGTGGGTGGGGAGGCAGTGGAACTGACCACTGCCGGCTGTCAGGTAGGCCTTGGGCACCCGGTTCTGCAGACAGTTTTCTGAACTAAGAAGTGAAGCTAGCCTGCCCACACACGGGGTATCCACTAGCCCCTCAGGAGCAGAGAGGGCACCGTAGCAAGCAGCTGGTGGCACTGTGCCTCCCTTGCGCTCCctgggcagagagggagaggctgAGTGATGAGGCTCACTTCATTCTGGGTGAGCAGAATGAAGACTGTGAAGTCACAGAGGAAGTGGAATGCTACAACTGGCTGCCGGGGCAGAGGAAAGGTGTCACCCAGGCAGGCTCAGGGCTTTCTGGCTATGAAAAGGAGCCTCTGGGATCACCAGGGCATATCTGGTGCCCATGGTTGACTGATGAGTTGGGTGAGGCCACCCTACCACAAGGGTCCCCCTCCCCATCCTACACAGGAATGAAAACAGTCCCATGTCCACTTTCTGGAAGCCTAAATACCACCCACACCATGTGGAAGGAAAGCAGGAGAGAGACTGAGTGGCACATCCTGTCGCCCTCTTTTCTCTCAAACCTCCTCCCAGGCCAACCAGCCTTGCTGTGTCCAAGCCAAGCTCTGTGGGCTTTCTgttcctcctgagtagctgatttTCAGAATTTGGGGTACCAGGGCTTTGGGGAATGTGAGCTAGAGAGCAGATGAATCTAAAAGATGACCACTGACTCCTACTCTCCTACTTCTCCAGATGCAGAGGCCTCCATGGCTGTGATAAGCCTGCTGTTCTTGGCAGTGATGTATGTTGTTCACCAccctctgatggtcagtgatcgGATGGACCTGGACACATTAGCCAGGAGTCGGCAGCTGGAGAAGCGAATGAGCGAGGAAATGCGCCTGCTAGAGATGGAGTTTGAAGAGAGGAAGCGAGCGGCTGAGCAGAGGCAGAAGGCAGAGAACTTCTGGACAGGAGACACATCCAGCGACCAGTTAGTGCTGGGGAAGAAAGACATGGGGTGGCCGTTCCAGGCCAATGGCCAGGAGGGGCCTCTGGGCTGGATGCTGGGAAACCTGTGGAACACtggccttttttgtctttttctcgtCTTTGAGCTCCTGCGACAGAACATGCAGCATGAGCCGGCCTTTGATTCCAgcagtgaggaagaggaggaggaagtccGTGTTATCCCTGTCACCTCTTACAACTGGCTTACTGACTTCCCCTCCCAGGAGGCCCTGGACTCCTTTTACAAACACTATGTCCAAAATGCCATCCGTGACCTGCCTTGCACCTGTGAGTTTGTGGAGAGTTTTGTGGATGATCTCATTGAGGCCTGTCGGGTGCTCAGCCGCCAAGAGGCTCGCCCACAATTGGAAGACTGCCTGGGCATCGGGGCTGCCTTTGAGAAATGGGGAACCCTCCATGAGACCCAGAAATTTGATATCCTGGTGCCCATTGTCCCCCCACAGGGCACCATGTTTGTCCTGGAGATGAGGGACCCGGCCCTGGGCCACCGCTGTGGCTGTGTGCTGGTGGAGTCAGAATGTGTGTGCAAGCGTGAGAAACTCCTAGGGGACGTGCTGTGCCTGGTGCACCACCACAGGGACCCCTCGGCAGTCTTAGGGAAGTGTAGCAGCTCCATCAAGGCAGCTCTCTGCACTGGCTTCCACCTAGATGTGTGCAAGACTGTGCAGTGGTTCCGGAACATGATGGGCAATGCCTGGGCCCTTGTGGCCCACAAGTATGACTTTAAACTCAGTCTCCCACCATCTACCACCTCCTGCAAGCTCAGGCTGGACTATCGCTCAGGCCGCTTTCTCTCAATCCACTTGGTCCTGGGGGTGCAACGAGAAGACACCTTGGTCTACCTGGTGAGTCAGGCTCCTGACCAGGAGCAGCTCACCAGTGTGGACTGGCCTGAGTCCTTTGTGGCCTGTGAGCACTTGTTCCTGAAGCTGGTGGGGCGCTTTGCCCCCGAGAACACCTGTCACCTCAAGTGCCTCCAGATCATTTTAAGTCTCTGGCAGCATCAGAGCTTACCCCACGGAGCATCCCGCCCCATCCTGACTTCTTACCACTTTAAAACTGCTCTCATGCACCTCTTGCTACGGCTGCCCCTCACAGACTGGGCCCACAACATGCTCTCTCAGCGGCTCCAGGACATTCTCTGGTTCTTGGGCCGTGGCCTCCAGCAAAGGTCCCTCCATCATTTTCTCATTGGTAACACTTTTCTGCCCCTGACCATCCCGATCCCTAAGACATTTAGGAATGCTGAGCCTGTCAATCTCTTCCAACACCTGGTGCTCAACCCCAAGGCACATTCACAGGCAGTGGAAGAGTTCCAAAACCTTCTGACCCAGGTGAAGACTCTGCCTCGTGCCCCACTGGCTGCAGCACCTTGATGTaaagaccatttaaaaaaaacagaggaagatATTTCTAATTCCTTGGGCTACAGAAgtgtttatttttcagatatatCAGTGGTATATGTGACCTTCACCTTGCCAGTGGGGGTTATGATGAGACACCTTAAGGAGTGTGTGAGGTGGTCATGAGGATGGGCCTAATGACCCTGCAGGGCCTAGTCAAGGATGGGTCATCTGAggttttcttctgctaactttcaTCATGACCCAAAGAAGGTCCAGGGAAACGGATGTTATGGGAGGATCTTGCTGCTAAGGAGGTGAGATCCAGAGGGGTTACTGTGAAGTTATGTGTTTGTATCAACACTGGAAGTGAGAGAACCAGAGAATACCTTCATTCCAGCTTATTCCTTTTTGTGATTGACTTCCAGTATGTTCCTTGTGAATTGGTTTCCTTGTTGAACTGTTAGCTTAATTCTCATCCAAGCTGGTGGCACTCCATTTTATCCCAAATACTGTGATGGGCAACTTCTCATATTTTAGGATTAATTTTTCAAACCTTcactattttgaaaatataaccaaggccgggcgcggtggctcatgcctgttaatcccagcactttgggaggttgaggtgggtgtatcgcctgagttcaggagttcaagactaccccaggcaacatggtgaaaccccgtctctgctaaaatacaaaaaattagctgggcatggtggcgcacacctgtagtcccagctacttgggaggccgaggcatgagaatcacttaagccccagtggtggaggctgcagtgagccaagatcgcaccagtacacttcagcttgggctacagagtgagaatatgtctcaaaaaatatatatatatatatatagatagatagatagatagataaccaAGATGTTTAcattctattttcttaatttagcCCTATTTTCATATGACAATAGAGTTGTTTTTATGCATCTGAAAAAACTACCTAATTTATTTGCATTGATTCACAAATATTAAGTCAATAGTAACCTGTCTCATAATTGAGGTAATGTATTTACTATAATAATGAAATGGCTAACATCTGATGACCTTTTTAGTGCCTGGAGGCAACATTATAAAGGCTTTTACAAGGACAATCTTTTTGGGGGCTCTTGTGGGGAGCCACTTGTTAAGTGTAAAGAAGGTTTAGCTGCCATGTTTAGCTGTGCTTTTTCTGTCTGGTCATGcctcctttgtatttttttttttttttccaaaaatgacaAAGGGATTACTTGAACTGTGTTTGTGGTTTTGAAAGAGGGGTCATCACAATCCAGGCTCATTGCCAGGTTTGTATAGGAAAGGATTGGGAAGCAGTCCAACTCTAAAATTGTGATTCTAGGGATATAATTGgtgtatttttcccttttttcaaaACCATGGGATGCTAAGGAGGAGTGTTAAGAAATGCAACTATAGTTATGGGTGTGGTTGTTTTGGAAACGCCAATGCTGTTCTATCTGCACTGCCAAGAAGATCTGCTGGGGAGGGTAACCTTTCCCCACTGAACTTGACCTCAGCAGGGATCAGATGCTGGCCATTATGGGCTTCAGTCATAGAATACACACCTTCTCCTccagcaaaaataaattaaaaatgtcccaaagcctggtgcagtggctcacacctgtaatcccagcactctgggaggctgaggtgggcagatcacttgagcccaggagttcaagaccagcctgggcaacatgttgcaatcccgtctctacaaaaaattagctgggcatggtggcgtacacctgtggtccctgctactctggaggttgaggcggaaagactgcttgagcccaggagttcaaggctgtagtgagctatgatagtgtcactgtgctccagcgaccctgggcaaaaaagtgagaccatgtctcactcaaaaaaaaaaaaaaaaaaaagtttcccagaaGCTGATGCCAGTCAATAGTTGGGGCTCCCAGTGCACAATAGCTACTGTGTTCCTATGTTGCCTGCATCTGTCAGGTACTGCTTTCAATGCAAGATGCAATCATGGTTGGTTCCCTGCTGGTgggattttggtgttttagcaaCATCCATATACTTTTTGTTTAGAAAATTATTTGCTGATGTTTTAAGTTAAAGTCAATAAAGGAGGCTATTTTCTGTATACATTGAAATCTATGCAGTAACACACTCAGCAGATCAGCATTCTCACATGCCTGTTCCCAAGAAGTTCATGTTACCCTGATAGCTCCATTCGGTACATCCTGGTATTTCTCAATGTACTTGGAACTAGTCTGCCTTGTGGTTTCCCAGTGGCATGGCCAGTAGCCAGAAAAGAATAAGCAACATCTAGGTGATTAATTTTCATGGTGCCCAAACCAAAATATCAGCCAAATTAGAAGATCTTAGTGGTTGCAAACAACGTGCATAAACTCTAAAAGTCTTCTCAGGTAGAAAGAAGGTGGTATGATTTCTAGGAGTTCATGGTTGTTTCTAGTCtaatagataaaaaagaaaataaaggccgggcatggtggctcatgcctgtaatcccagcactttgggaggccgaggtgggcggatcacttgaggtcaagagtttgaaatcacctggccaacatggcggaactgcgtctctactaaaaatttaaagaaactagctgggtgtggtggcgcacgcctgtaatcccagctactcaggaggctaaggcaggagaatcacttgaacccgggaggcataggttgcagtgagccgagatcgcgccactgcactccagcctgggtgacagagctagactgttgaaaaaaaaaaaaaaaaaaaaaagaaaaaaagaaaaagaaaacataaagttaTGAGAGTGGGCAGATGATTACAAAGGGAGCAGTCAGCAAAACTTGGGTGGAGCAGAGGGTGCAAGAaagagtattaaaaaaaagaaaaaacacaaaaaaacaagtaGTAATGGAAAGAACAGACCTGTAGTGCTCTGGGAATACTTTTACAATTAAAGAGGAAACCTCTCCAGATAGGAAGCTAAGCTTTATTCTAAAACAAAACCTGGCTAGCCCCC
This genomic window from Pongo pygmaeus isolate AG05252 chromosome 12, NHGRI_mPonPyg2-v2.0_pri, whole genome shotgun sequence contains:
- the ITPRIPL1 gene encoding inositol 1,4,5-trisphosphate receptor-interacting protein-like 1 isoform X1; protein product: MNVDAEASMAVISLLFLAVMYVVHHPLMVSDRMDLDTLARSRQLEKRMSEEMRLLEMEFEERKRAAEQRQKAENFWTGDTSSDQLVLGKKDMGWPFQANGQEGPLGWMLGNLWNTGLFCLFLVFELLRQNMQHEPAFDSSSEEEEEEVRVIPVTSYNWLTDFPSQEALDSFYKHYVQNAIRDLPCTCEFVESFVDDLIEACRVLSRQEARPQLEDCLGIGAAFEKWGTLHETQKFDILVPIVPPQGTMFVLEMRDPALGHRCGCVLVESECVCKREKLLGDVLCLVHHHRDPSAVLGKCSSSIKAALCTGFHLDVCKTVQWFRNMMGNAWALVAHKYDFKLSLPPSTTSCKLRLDYRSGRFLSIHLVLGVQREDTLVYLVSQAPDQEQLTSVDWPESFVACEHLFLKLVGRFAPENTCHLKCLQIILSLWQHQSLPHGASRPILTSYHFKTALMHLLLRLPLTDWAHNMLSQRLQDILWFLGRGLQQRSLHHFLIGNTFLPLTIPIPKTFRNAEPVNLFQHLVLNPKAHSQAVEEFQNLLTQVKTLPRAPLAAAP
- the ITPRIPL1 gene encoding inositol 1,4,5-trisphosphate receptor-interacting protein-like 1 isoform X2, yielding MAVISLLFLAVMYVVHHPLMVSDRMDLDTLARSRQLEKRMSEEMRLLEMEFEERKRAAEQRQKAENFWTGDTSSDQLVLGKKDMGWPFQANGQEGPLGWMLGNLWNTGLFCLFLVFELLRQNMQHEPAFDSSSEEEEEEVRVIPVTSYNWLTDFPSQEALDSFYKHYVQNAIRDLPCTCEFVESFVDDLIEACRVLSRQEARPQLEDCLGIGAAFEKWGTLHETQKFDILVPIVPPQGTMFVLEMRDPALGHRCGCVLVESECVCKREKLLGDVLCLVHHHRDPSAVLGKCSSSIKAALCTGFHLDVCKTVQWFRNMMGNAWALVAHKYDFKLSLPPSTTSCKLRLDYRSGRFLSIHLVLGVQREDTLVYLVSQAPDQEQLTSVDWPESFVACEHLFLKLVGRFAPENTCHLKCLQIILSLWQHQSLPHGASRPILTSYHFKTALMHLLLRLPLTDWAHNMLSQRLQDILWFLGRGLQQRSLHHFLIGNTFLPLTIPIPKTFRNAEPVNLFQHLVLNPKAHSQAVEEFQNLLTQVKTLPRAPLAAAP